The Solibacillus daqui genome has a segment encoding these proteins:
- the plsY gene encoding glycerol-3-phosphate 1-O-acyltransferase PlsY — MFNAFIIICAYLIGSIPSALWIGKIFYKTDIRQQGSGNLGTTNTFRVLGKKPGIAVMLIDILKGTAAVLLPLLPIFADSTVHPLTLGIIAVAGHMFPIFAKFRGGKAVATSAGVILGYNLPLFLVLLAVFLISLKTTKMVSLTSMITATAAMIYVTIYWIVTGNFALFILISFLASFIFYRHRENIKRIINGTEPKIKGF; from the coding sequence TTGTTTAACGCTTTTATTATTATTTGTGCTTATTTAATCGGTTCGATTCCATCGGCTTTATGGATCGGAAAAATTTTTTACAAAACAGACATTCGCCAGCAAGGCAGTGGTAACTTAGGAACGACAAATACATTTCGCGTATTAGGTAAAAAACCTGGTATTGCTGTCATGCTGATTGATATTTTAAAAGGGACAGCTGCTGTTCTATTGCCACTATTACCAATATTCGCAGATAGCACGGTGCATCCTCTTACTTTAGGGATTATCGCAGTAGCGGGCCATATGTTCCCTATTTTCGCAAAGTTCCGTGGCGGTAAAGCAGTCGCAACAAGTGCAGGTGTTATTTTGGGCTATAACTTACCCTTATTTTTAGTGTTATTAGCTGTATTTTTAATCTCATTAAAAACAACAAAAATGGTAAGCTTAACTTCAATGATTACCGCAACGGCTGCGATGATTTATGTTACTATTTACTGGATTGTAACGGGTAACTTTGCCTTATTTATTTTAATCTCATTTTTGGCTAGTTTTATTTTCTACCGCCATCGTGAGAACATTAAACGAATCATAAATGGTACAGAACCAAAAATTAAAGGCTTTTAA
- a CDS encoding HesB/YadR/YfhF family protein: MEIKLSKEAIGWFKQEMEAESGDYIRFYARYGGSSPFHEGFSLGMNREQPHEIGVETVVDSIHFYIEKADEWFFNAHHLIVNVDTNTDELSYTYEK; encoded by the coding sequence ATGGAAATTAAACTATCAAAAGAAGCAATCGGTTGGTTCAAGCAAGAAATGGAAGCAGAATCTGGAGATTATATTCGCTTTTATGCACGATACGGAGGCTCTTCTCCATTTCACGAGGGGTTTTCACTTGGTATGAATCGCGAACAACCACATGAAATTGGTGTTGAAACTGTGGTAGACAGCATTCATTTTTATATTGAAAAGGCAGATGAATGGTTTTTCAATGCGCATCATTTAATTGTAAATGTTGATACGAATACTGATGAACTAAGTTATACCTACGAAAAATAG
- a CDS encoding copper amine oxidase N-terminal domain-containing protein: MKKLVLIITMLSLFMVSSLSVDAHSGRTDSNGGHNCSAKSQAKGLCSGYHYHNGGSEASTSTNTNYKKPTYKSTPKQVLTTVDVYINNTKQYYNPSAYLKNGTTLVPMKPIFESLGATLNYDNVTKTVTAHKDGKKIVIGIGNKKAYVESNGVTTTINLNQAAEIYKGTTMVPLRFVSEVLGANITFDDGVYISTK, from the coding sequence ATGAAGAAATTAGTTTTAATTATTACAATGTTATCTTTATTTATGGTGTCATCATTAAGTGTTGATGCACACTCAGGTCGTACCGATAGTAATGGAGGTCATAACTGCTCTGCAAAGTCACAGGCAAAAGGCCTTTGCTCAGGTTATCATTATCATAATGGAGGTAGTGAGGCATCAACTTCTACCAATACAAATTACAAAAAACCAACATATAAAAGTACACCAAAACAAGTGCTTACAACTGTAGATGTATATATCAATAATACAAAGCAATATTACAATCCAAGTGCTTATTTGAAGAACGGAACAACTTTAGTTCCTATGAAACCTATTTTTGAATCACTAGGTGCAACTCTTAATTACGACAATGTAACAAAAACTGTGACTGCACACAAAGACGGTAAAAAAATTGTCATCGGAATTGGGAATAAAAAAGCTTATGTTGAATCGAACGGCGTTACAACTACAATTAATTTAAATCAAGCAGCTGAAATTTATAAAGGGACAACTATGGTGCCTTTACGTTTTGTAAGTGAAGTACTAGGTGCAAATATTACTTTTGATGATGGTGTATATATTTCAACAAAATAA
- a CDS encoding YitT family protein, whose product MNNEGLQLNVKQGFYWRCVFFITGIIILSLGIALTIKGQILGVGSWDVLHIGLQKNLGLTVGTWSIIIGLTILAIDAIFTKRLPKIGTYLDMFLAGIFVDIFLYTLPDLHNLFEQTLAFVIGIVLLGFGCGMYMVANLGIGPRDTLMLLLVRRFGWTVNRARTTMEVTVAVIGFLLGGPVGVGTVFMAFGLGPVVQWALRLNEKLFFRASGMESAVL is encoded by the coding sequence ATGAACAATGAGGGATTACAATTGAATGTAAAACAGGGTTTTTATTGGCGCTGCGTATTTTTTATTACCGGCATTATTATTTTATCACTTGGCATCGCATTAACAATTAAGGGGCAAATTCTAGGCGTTGGCTCTTGGGACGTGCTTCACATTGGCTTACAGAAGAACTTAGGCTTAACCGTAGGAACATGGTCGATTATTATAGGCCTAACCATTTTAGCGATTGATGCAATTTTTACTAAACGTTTACCGAAAATCGGAACATATTTAGATATGTTTTTAGCAGGGATTTTTGTCGATATCTTTTTATACACACTACCCGATCTACATAATCTATTTGAACAAACATTAGCATTTGTCATTGGCATTGTTCTTTTAGGCTTTGGTTGTGGGATGTATATGGTTGCAAATTTAGGGATTGGCCCACGTGACACATTGATGTTATTGCTTGTCCGTCGCTTCGGTTGGACTGTTAACCGTGCGCGAACAACGATGGAAGTTACAGTTGCAGTTATTGGTTTTTTATTAGGTGGTCCTGTTGGTGTAGGTACCGTCTTTATGGCATTTGGTTTAGGGCCAGTTGTTCAATGGGCATTACGATTAAATGAAAAACTATTTTTCCGTGCTTCTGGTATGGAAAGTGCTGTTTTATAA
- the metA gene encoding homoserine O-acetyltransferase MetA, producing the protein MPINIPKSLPAGELLRQEKIFVMEEDRAKTQQIRPLNILVFNLMPEKEKTELQLLRLLGNTPLQVDVTFLNTATYESKNVSKSHLDTFYQTFDEIKHRRYDGLIITGAPVEKMEFEEVGYWQEITKVMDWAEKNATSIMYICWGAQAALYHHFGIGKFELPKKCSGVYSHVITDLTVDLVRGFSDEYVAPHSRHTTVSIDEVRAHPDLRLLSYSDDAGVFIAQSKNNKHIMITGHLEYDATTLSDEFFRDIAKDPENTEVPVNYFPNNDPQQAPKNVWRAHSHLLFYNWLNYYVYQETPYDWHFVDEQIEFHI; encoded by the coding sequence ATGCCAATTAATATTCCGAAAAGTTTGCCTGCTGGCGAGCTTTTAAGACAAGAGAAAATTTTCGTGATGGAAGAGGACCGTGCGAAAACACAACAAATCCGACCATTAAATATTTTGGTGTTTAACTTAATGCCTGAAAAAGAGAAAACGGAGCTACAGTTATTACGTTTACTAGGGAATACGCCACTTCAAGTGGATGTTACATTTTTAAATACGGCTACCTATGAATCGAAAAATGTGTCAAAATCGCATTTGGATACATTTTATCAAACATTTGATGAAATTAAGCACCGTCGCTATGATGGTTTAATCATCACAGGTGCGCCGGTTGAAAAGATGGAATTTGAAGAAGTTGGCTATTGGCAAGAGATTACGAAGGTAATGGATTGGGCAGAGAAAAATGCAACATCGATTATGTACATCTGTTGGGGCGCACAAGCAGCGTTATACCATCACTTTGGCATTGGTAAGTTTGAACTTCCGAAAAAATGTTCGGGCGTTTATTCGCATGTTATAACCGATTTAACAGTTGATTTAGTGCGAGGTTTTAGTGATGAATATGTAGCACCGCATTCACGACATACGACTGTGTCTATTGATGAAGTAAGAGCGCATCCTGATTTACGCTTACTTAGCTATTCAGATGATGCTGGGGTATTTATTGCGCAATCGAAAAATAATAAACATATTATGATTACAGGGCATCTTGAATATGATGCAACGACGCTATCTGACGAATTTTTCCGCGATATTGCAAAGGATCCAGAAAATACGGAAGTTCCGGTTAATTACTTCCCAAATAATGACCCACAACAAGCACCTAAAAATGTTTGGCGTGCACACTCGCATTTATTATTTTACAATTGGTTAAATTACTACGTTTACCAAGAAACACCGTATGATTGGCATTTTGTAGATGAGCAAATTGAGTTTCACATTTAA
- a CDS encoding ABC transporter ATP-binding protein — protein MIHIENIELYRNEKRILHQLNWHVEKNQHWAILGLNGSGKTTLLKVINGYIWPNEGKVQVLGETYGETYIPKLRRRIGWVSNAMIDNLNWQDNAIEIVLSGKFGALRLFEEVSEAEIEEAVRIMKHFNCDHLANKTFEYLSQGERQRVQISRAIISDPEILILDEPCGGLDIIERENLLQTIEQIARRDNCPTLIYVTHHVEEILPCFNHVLLMKDGKDVAAGMREQILIEPVLSEFFGREISLQIERDRAWVAVK, from the coding sequence ATGATACATATCGAAAACATAGAACTTTACCGTAATGAAAAGCGTATTTTACATCAATTGAATTGGCATGTCGAAAAAAATCAGCATTGGGCAATTTTAGGCTTAAATGGCTCTGGCAAAACGACTTTATTAAAGGTCATTAATGGCTACATATGGCCAAACGAAGGAAAAGTTCAAGTGTTAGGCGAAACCTACGGGGAGACATATATCCCAAAGCTACGTCGTCGAATTGGTTGGGTCAGCAATGCAATGATTGATAATTTAAACTGGCAGGATAATGCCATTGAAATTGTTTTAAGCGGCAAATTTGGTGCATTACGCTTATTTGAGGAAGTTAGTGAAGCGGAAATTGAAGAAGCAGTGCGGATTATGAAGCATTTTAACTGTGATCACTTGGCGAATAAAACATTCGAATATTTATCACAAGGCGAACGTCAACGGGTTCAGATTTCACGCGCAATTATTTCCGATCCTGAAATCCTAATTTTAGATGAACCTTGTGGTGGCTTAGATATCATTGAACGAGAAAATCTACTACAAACTATCGAACAAATCGCACGTCGTGACAACTGCCCAACACTCATCTATGTAACACATCATGTAGAAGAAATATTGCCATGCTTTAATCATGTTTTATTGATGAAAGATGGAAAAGACGTCGCTGCTGGTATGCGTGAGCAAATTTTAATCGAACCAGTTTTAAGCGAGTTTTTCGGTCGTGAAATAAGCTTACAAATCGAACGAGACCGCGCTTGGGTTGCGGTAAAATAA
- a CDS encoding ParM/StbA family protein, whose translation MLLDKMILGIDAGSHRVKVFGSFGEDKFRSNVCGWFERDIEEQFDEDDMEFEIDGRKGFAGTIALYEDEFGSASIYGDSKAHQDTKIRVLLAINRYLERHSPSMGRVAIVVGQPIKGHKETEKKRIKGMLEGQHTVKVNGRTRTFFIENIGVAAEGSAAFWSNPSDGVVRIIDIGSGTVNAATITDKRHVNNASDTFNFGVETINNKEDYGNLASGIIRNTTRLKWNKSDRVLVCGGISEGIIQLIAEHYPNAHILNPVSKIGSEVKFLSPIYANAAGFYAIAKGAFG comes from the coding sequence ATGTTGTTGGATAAAATGATTTTAGGTATCGATGCCGGAAGTCACAGGGTAAAAGTATTTGGTTCATTTGGAGAAGATAAATTCCGCTCAAATGTTTGTGGATGGTTCGAACGTGATATAGAGGAACAATTCGATGAAGATGATATGGAATTTGAAATCGACGGAAGGAAGGGTTTCGCAGGAACGATAGCCTTGTATGAAGATGAATTCGGTAGCGCATCTATTTATGGAGATAGTAAAGCACATCAAGATACTAAAATCCGTGTCTTACTTGCAATTAATCGTTATTTAGAACGACATAGTCCTAGTATGGGTCGTGTAGCAATAGTAGTTGGTCAACCGATTAAAGGACATAAAGAGACAGAAAAAAAACGCATAAAGGGTATGTTAGAAGGTCAACATACTGTAAAAGTAAACGGAAGAACAAGGACATTTTTTATCGAAAACATCGGGGTGGCTGCTGAAGGCTCCGCGGCATTTTGGAGTAACCCCTCTGATGGAGTAGTTAGAATTATCGACATTGGAAGTGGCACAGTCAACGCCGCAACAATTACAGATAAACGTCACGTAAATAATGCATCCGATACGTTTAACTTTGGCGTTGAAACAATTAATAACAAAGAAGATTATGGCAATTTGGCTAGTGGAATAATTCGCAACACAACGAGGCTGAAATGGAACAAATCAGATAGAGTATTAGTCTGTGGAGGGATAAGTGAAGGGATTATACAACTTATTGCCGAACATTATCCAAATGCACATATTTTAAATCCAGTATCAAAAATCGGAAGTGAGGTGAAATTCTTAAGTCCGATTTATGCTAACGCTGCTGGATTTTATGCAATAGCGAAAGGGGCATTTGGATGA
- a CDS encoding DNA/RNA non-specific endonuclease, with the protein MIKKKNYLILLLTTIFIVGCTNVEDASVTDKETDLQEVTTNNSETEKTTVTENSVSEKTSTQSKDELFKGYKLLEVDGGDLSGHREPNIVVDIGFGDRNYYAFTNEAGQLVRVIADEIVLQDDRTEPVTSSGRYYADEAKVPGVERADLDEGHIIADSLGGVSNAYNITPQDSTLNRHGDQAYMEDAIRKAGGATNFEAIITYPNTETQIPSSYQYTYTINGNVITDSFENVNPDEVNESLGLTGNNESESKSARSSTNEGELSSVDTNGNGIVTIAEAKAAGFNMPITNKHWLYKYMQDRDNDGMVGE; encoded by the coding sequence ATGATAAAGAAAAAGAACTATTTAATCTTACTTTTAACAACCATCTTTATAGTTGGTTGTACTAACGTAGAAGATGCATCCGTTACAGATAAAGAAACAGATTTACAAGAAGTAACAACAAATAATAGTGAAACAGAAAAAACTACGGTAACTGAAAATTCAGTATCAGAAAAAACATCAACTCAATCAAAAGATGAACTGTTCAAAGGATACAAACTGCTTGAAGTTGATGGTGGCGATTTGTCAGGACATCGCGAACCTAACATCGTCGTTGACATTGGCTTTGGGGACCGAAATTATTATGCATTCACGAATGAGGCAGGGCAATTGGTTCGTGTCATTGCTGACGAAATTGTTCTACAAGATGATCGTACCGAACCCGTAACATCATCTGGCAGATACTACGCTGATGAAGCAAAAGTACCTGGTGTCGAGAGAGCAGATTTAGATGAGGGACATATTATTGCAGATTCTCTTGGTGGGGTATCAAACGCTTATAATATTACGCCACAAGATAGTACGCTTAACCGACATGGTGATCAAGCATATATGGAAGACGCTATTCGTAAAGCTGGTGGAGCTACTAATTTCGAAGCAATTATCACATATCCTAATACGGAAACGCAGATTCCTTCAAGTTATCAGTATACCTATACAATAAACGGTAATGTCATTACGGATTCTTTTGAAAATGTGAATCCAGATGAAGTAAATGAATCTCTTGGACTAACCGGAAATAATGAGTCCGAGTCCAAATCAGCAAGATCTTCAACAAATGAAGGTGAGCTTTCTAGTGTTGATACAAATGGAAATGGTATCGTGACAATTGCAGAAGCAAAAGCAGCTGGTTTCAATATGCCAATAACCAATAAACACTGGTTGTACAAATATATGCAAGATCGTGATAATGACGGTATGGTAGGTGAATAA
- a CDS encoding DUF5067 domain-containing protein: MKKLFYIGALSALLLAACGDDKQEANSAPVTTQTGTNANEPEKEETSNNDVYFKDGEAKLNDLKIKITETKVIPVGEKGNEYGDKPVFAIWYDTTNLSDKDIDPINAWIAVFEAIQDNNPNAINELNVGSLPDDAFLDTQLETIKKDGTVANAIAYELDDSETPVKLIARQGFAGDVLGEIEYPVK; this comes from the coding sequence ATGAAGAAACTCTTTTATATCGGTGCGTTATCCGCATTACTATTAGCTGCATGTGGTGATGATAAACAGGAAGCTAATAGTGCACCAGTTACTACACAAACAGGTACAAATGCAAATGAACCTGAAAAAGAAGAAACGTCAAATAATGATGTGTATTTTAAAGATGGTGAAGCAAAGTTAAACGACCTAAAAATCAAAATCACTGAAACAAAAGTGATTCCGGTTGGCGAAAAAGGTAATGAATACGGTGATAAGCCTGTATTTGCGATTTGGTACGATACAACAAATTTAAGCGACAAAGATATTGACCCAATAAATGCATGGATAGCTGTATTTGAAGCAATTCAAGATAACAATCCTAATGCTATTAATGAATTAAATGTAGGTTCCCTACCTGACGATGCATTTTTAGATACTCAATTAGAGACAATTAAAAAAGATGGTACAGTTGCAAATGCGATAGCATATGAACTTGACGATTCGGAAACACCTGTTAAATTGATCGCGCGACAAGGATTTGCTGGCGATGTATTAGGTGAAATTGAATATCCAGTTAAATAA